One Streptomyces drozdowiczii DNA segment encodes these proteins:
- the pulA gene encoding pullulanase-type alpha-1,6-glucosidase, whose amino-acid sequence MKRPYPRVPARRTATAVVAAALCAALVPALPAAAARPPAAPSDAKLAAQATRHDLTREQFYFVMPDRFANGDTRNDRGGLTGSRLETGYDPTDKGFYQGGDLKGLTDRLDYIKGLGTTAIWLAPIFKNRPVQGTGKDASAGYHGYWITDFTQVDPHFGTNADLTKLIDKAHRKGMKVFFDVITNHTADTVDYAEKTYGYRSKGAYPYLDRDGRPFDDAAGMAKVDADSFPYKPVSGGGKTPSWLNDPTMYHNRGDSTYAGESTTYGDFSGLDDLWTERPEVVSGMEKIYEKWVRDFDIDGFRIDTVKHVDMDFWTQWATALDAYAATHGRKDFFMFGEVYSSDTAVTSPYVTQGRLDATLDFPFQEAARQYASQGAPASKLAAVYGDDYRYTTDKANAYEQVTFLGNHDMGRIGTFLKQDNPEAGDAELVKRAQLADELMFLGRGNPVIYYGDEQGFTGAGGDKDARQTMFASKTADYLDDDELGTDRTHASDAYDETHPLYRTIAALSKLTRDNPALRDGVQTERYAEGSVYAFSRTDAKRGDEYLVATNNGTSAKTVELPTGSARMDFRTLYGGSGTVRSGADKKVTVTVPALSSLVLRAAEPLAAPATKPSVTLKAPAAGATGTVELTADVDGGSLNRVVFAAQTGNGKWTTLGTADHAPYKVTQTLSDRTAAGTPLRYKAVVVDRTGRTASATASSTAGQAPAPAKPVAVERDYAVVHYRRADGDYDGWQAKSGGTTAAFAGRDAYGAFAWLKVPEGAATVPYTVEKSGTADGPERTVDLAKTGEVWIAQGEDGQAETAPDGAYPEQDTTKAVLHYYRADGDYDGWGLHTWTGAEEPTDWAKPLQPVKKDASGLTFEVPLTDGATSLSYILHRGDEKDLPSDQSLDLATYGHEVWLLGGQGGYLLPQAGGVPTPDLTKAEAQWIDADTVVWKVKATEATSQQLVYAEKGGITVRDGALSDEGQWLRLTPSALTDAQKAKYPHLKDYPAFTVDARDRARVRDALRGQLIATQRAANGALLAATGVQSAGVLDDLYGAKASGAALGPVFRHGTPTLSVWAPTARTVALELDGKTVPMRRDDRTGVWSVTGKKSWTGKPYRYVVNVWAPTVQKLVTNKVTDPYSTALTTDSARSLVVDLADPKLAPKGWNSLRKPAAVPLRDAQIQELQIRDFSIADPTSQHPGEYLAFTDTRSDGMKHLKQLADSGTSYVHLLPAFDIGTIPEKKKDQRKPACDLSVYAPDSAEQQACVAKAAAKDAFNWGYDPLHYTVPEGSYASDPDGTERTVEFRQMVQGLNGAGLRTVMDVVYNHTVASGQDAKSVLDRIVPGYYQRLLEDGTVATSTCCANTAPENTMMGKLVVDSIVTWAKEYKVDGFRFDLMGHHPKANILAVRKALDALTLAKDGVDGKKIILYGEGWNFGEIADDARFVQATQKNMAGTGIATFSDRARDAVRGGSPFDEDPGVQGFATGLYTDPNTSTANGTRAEQKARLLHYQDLIKVGLTGNLADYTFTDTAGNTVKGSGVDYNGAPAAYAAAPGDALAYADAHDNETLYDALAFKLPAGTPAADRARMQVLAMATATLSQGPALSQAGTDLLRSKSLDRNSFDSGDWFNALHWDCRAGNGFGRGLPPAADNEAKWPYAKPLLASAAVNPGCAQINGASAAYRDLLTIRTTEQDFDLASAAQVQSRLSFPLSGKDETPGVITMRLGNLVVVFNAAPGTTTQKVAALAGKDYALHHVQAKGADSTVKKSSYERSSGSFTVPGRTVAVFTLR is encoded by the coding sequence GTGAAACGTCCGTACCCGCGCGTGCCCGCACGCAGAACGGCGACCGCCGTCGTCGCGGCCGCCCTGTGCGCGGCCCTGGTGCCCGCGCTGCCCGCCGCCGCGGCCCGGCCGCCCGCCGCGCCCTCGGACGCCAAGCTGGCCGCGCAGGCCACCCGGCACGACCTGACCCGCGAGCAGTTCTACTTCGTGATGCCCGACCGGTTCGCCAACGGGGACACCCGCAACGACCGGGGCGGGCTGACCGGTTCGCGCCTGGAGACCGGCTACGACCCCACCGACAAGGGGTTCTACCAGGGCGGCGACCTCAAGGGGCTGACCGACCGGCTCGACTACATCAAGGGGCTCGGCACCACCGCCATCTGGCTCGCGCCGATCTTCAAGAACCGGCCCGTCCAGGGCACCGGCAAGGACGCATCGGCCGGCTACCACGGCTACTGGATCACCGACTTCACCCAGGTCGACCCGCACTTCGGCACCAACGCCGACCTGACGAAGCTGATCGACAAGGCCCACCGCAAGGGCATGAAGGTCTTCTTCGACGTCATTACCAACCACACCGCCGACACCGTCGACTACGCCGAGAAGACCTACGGCTACCGGTCCAAGGGCGCCTACCCCTACCTCGACCGCGACGGCCGCCCCTTCGACGACGCCGCCGGCATGGCGAAGGTGGACGCCGACTCCTTCCCGTACAAGCCGGTGAGCGGCGGCGGCAAGACGCCGTCCTGGCTCAACGACCCGACGATGTACCACAACCGGGGCGACTCGACCTACGCCGGGGAGTCCACCACGTACGGCGACTTCTCCGGTCTGGACGACCTGTGGACCGAGCGGCCCGAGGTCGTCTCCGGCATGGAGAAGATCTACGAGAAGTGGGTCCGGGACTTCGACATCGACGGGTTCCGGATCGACACCGTCAAGCACGTCGACATGGACTTCTGGACCCAGTGGGCCACCGCGCTCGACGCGTACGCGGCGACCCACGGCCGCAAGGACTTCTTCATGTTCGGCGAGGTCTACTCCTCGGACACCGCCGTCACCTCGCCGTACGTCACCCAGGGGCGGCTGGACGCCACGCTCGACTTCCCGTTCCAGGAGGCGGCCCGCCAGTACGCCTCGCAGGGCGCCCCGGCCTCGAAACTCGCCGCCGTCTACGGCGACGACTACCGGTACACCACCGACAAGGCCAACGCCTACGAGCAGGTGACCTTCCTCGGCAACCACGACATGGGCCGCATCGGGACCTTCCTCAAGCAGGACAACCCGGAGGCCGGTGACGCGGAGCTGGTGAAGCGCGCACAGCTCGCCGACGAGCTGATGTTCCTCGGCCGGGGCAACCCCGTCATCTACTACGGTGACGAGCAGGGCTTCACGGGCGCCGGCGGCGACAAGGACGCCCGCCAGACGATGTTCGCCTCGAAGACCGCCGACTACCTGGACGACGACGAGCTGGGCACCGACCGCACCCACGCCTCCGACGCGTACGACGAGACCCACCCGCTCTACCGCACCATCGCCGCCCTCTCGAAGCTGACCCGGGACAACCCGGCGCTGCGGGACGGCGTGCAGACCGAGCGGTACGCGGAGGGCTCGGTGTACGCCTTCTCGCGCACCGATGCCAAGCGCGGCGACGAGTACCTGGTCGCCACCAACAACGGCACCTCCGCGAAGACCGTCGAGCTGCCCACCGGGTCCGCCCGCATGGACTTCCGTACCTTGTACGGCGGTTCCGGTACGGTCCGCAGCGGCGCCGACAAGAAGGTCACCGTCACGGTCCCGGCCCTGTCGAGCCTCGTGCTCCGCGCGGCCGAGCCCCTCGCGGCCCCGGCGACCAAGCCCTCCGTCACCCTGAAGGCCCCCGCCGCGGGCGCCACCGGCACCGTCGAGCTGACCGCCGACGTGGACGGCGGCTCGCTCAACCGGGTCGTCTTCGCCGCCCAGACCGGCAACGGCAAGTGGACCACGCTCGGCACCGCCGACCACGCCCCGTACAAGGTCACCCAGACGCTGAGCGACAGGACCGCCGCCGGAACACCGCTGCGCTACAAGGCCGTCGTGGTGGACCGCACCGGCCGCACGGCGAGCGCCACCGCCTCCTCCACCGCCGGACAGGCGCCCGCCCCCGCCAAGCCCGTCGCCGTCGAGCGGGACTACGCCGTCGTCCACTACCGGCGCGCCGACGGCGACTACGACGGCTGGCAGGCCAAGTCCGGCGGGACCACCGCCGCCTTCGCCGGGCGCGACGCCTACGGCGCGTTCGCGTGGCTCAAGGTGCCCGAGGGCGCCGCCACCGTCCCGTACACCGTCGAGAAGTCCGGCACCGCCGACGGGCCCGAGCGCACCGTGGACCTGGCGAAGACCGGTGAGGTGTGGATCGCGCAGGGCGAGGACGGCCAGGCGGAGACCGCGCCGGACGGGGCCTATCCGGAGCAGGACACCACCAAGGCCGTCCTGCACTACTACCGCGCCGACGGCGACTACGACGGCTGGGGGCTGCACACCTGGACCGGCGCCGAGGAGCCCACGGACTGGGCCAAGCCGCTCCAGCCCGTGAAGAAGGACGCCTCCGGGCTCACCTTCGAGGTCCCGCTCACCGACGGAGCCACCTCGCTCAGCTACATCCTGCACCGGGGCGACGAGAAGGACCTCCCCAGCGACCAGTCCCTCGACCTCGCCACGTACGGCCACGAGGTGTGGCTGCTCGGCGGCCAGGGCGGCTATCTGCTCCCGCAGGCCGGTGGCGTACCGACGCCCGACCTGACCAAGGCCGAGGCGCAGTGGATCGACGCCGACACGGTCGTCTGGAAGGTGAAGGCCACCGAGGCCACCAGTCAGCAGCTCGTGTACGCCGAGAAGGGCGGCATCACCGTCCGGGACGGCGCCCTCAGCGACGAGGGCCAGTGGCTGCGCCTCACCCCGTCCGCGCTCACCGACGCCCAGAAGGCGAAGTACCCGCACCTCAAGGACTACCCCGCCTTCACCGTCGACGCCCGGGACCGCGCCCGCGTCCGCGACGCCCTGCGCGGCCAGCTCATCGCCACCCAGCGCGCCGCCAACGGGGCCCTGCTCGCCGCCACCGGGGTGCAGAGCGCCGGAGTGCTCGACGACCTCTACGGCGCGAAGGCGAGCGGTGCCGCGCTCGGCCCGGTCTTCCGCCACGGCACCCCCACCCTCTCGGTGTGGGCGCCCACCGCCCGTACCGTCGCGCTCGAACTCGACGGGAAGACCGTCCCCATGCGGCGCGACGACCGCACCGGCGTCTGGTCCGTCACCGGGAAGAAGAGCTGGACCGGCAAGCCCTACCGGTACGTCGTGAACGTCTGGGCGCCCACCGTCCAGAAGCTCGTCACCAACAAGGTCACCGACCCCTACTCCACCGCCCTCACCACCGACTCCGCCCGCAGCCTCGTCGTGGACCTGGCGGACCCGAAGCTCGCCCCCAAGGGCTGGAATTCCCTGCGCAAGCCCGCCGCCGTGCCGCTGCGCGACGCGCAGATCCAGGAGCTCCAGATCCGCGACTTCTCCATCGCGGACCCCACCTCCCAGCACCCCGGCGAGTACCTGGCCTTCACCGACACCCGCTCCGACGGCATGAAGCACCTCAAGCAGCTCGCGGACTCCGGCACCAGCTACGTCCACCTGCTGCCCGCCTTCGACATCGGGACCATCCCCGAGAAGAAGAAGGACCAGCGGAAGCCGGCCTGCGACCTCTCCGTCTACGCCCCCGACTCCGCCGAACAGCAGGCGTGCGTGGCGAAGGCCGCCGCGAAGGACGCCTTCAACTGGGGCTACGACCCGCTGCACTACACCGTCCCCGAGGGCAGCTACGCCTCCGACCCGGACGGCACCGAGCGCACGGTCGAGTTCCGGCAGATGGTCCAGGGGCTCAACGGCGCCGGACTGCGCACCGTCATGGACGTCGTCTACAACCACACCGTCGCCTCCGGCCAGGACGCCAAGTCCGTCCTCGACCGGATCGTGCCCGGCTACTACCAGCGGCTCCTGGAGGACGGCACCGTCGCCACCTCCACCTGCTGCGCCAACACCGCCCCCGAGAACACCATGATGGGCAAGCTCGTCGTGGACTCGATCGTCACCTGGGCCAAGGAGTACAAGGTCGACGGCTTCCGCTTCGACCTGATGGGCCACCACCCCAAGGCCAACATCCTGGCCGTCCGCAAGGCCCTCGACGCGCTGACCCTCGCCAAGGACGGCGTGGACGGCAAGAAGATCATCCTGTACGGGGAGGGCTGGAACTTCGGCGAGATCGCCGACGACGCCCGCTTCGTCCAGGCCACCCAGAAGAACATGGCCGGCACCGGCATCGCCACCTTCTCCGACCGGGCCCGCGACGCCGTACGCGGCGGCTCCCCGTTCGACGAGGACCCCGGCGTCCAGGGCTTCGCCACCGGCCTCTACACCGACCCCAACACCTCCACCGCCAACGGCACGCGGGCCGAGCAGAAGGCCCGCCTGCTCCACTACCAGGACCTGATCAAGGTCGGCCTCACCGGCAACCTCGCCGACTACACCTTCACCGACACCGCCGGGAACACCGTCAAGGGCTCCGGCGTCGACTACAACGGCGCCCCGGCCGCCTACGCCGCCGCCCCCGGTGACGCCCTCGCCTACGCCGACGCCCACGACAACGAGACCCTGTACGACGCGCTCGCGTTCAAGCTCCCGGCGGGCACCCCTGCCGCCGACCGGGCCCGCATGCAGGTCCTGGCCATGGCGACGGCGACCCTCTCGCAGGGCCCCGCGCTCTCCCAGGCCGGCACGGACCTGCTGCGCTCCAAGTCGTTGGACCGCAACTCCTTCGACAGCGGCGACTGGTTCAACGCCCTGCACTGGGACTGCCGGGCCGGCAACGGCTTCGGGCGCGGACTGCCGCCGGCCGCGGACAACGAGGCCAAGTGGCCGTACGCGAAGCCCCTGCTGGCCAGCGCCGCGGTCAACCCGGGCTGCGCCCAGATCAACGGCGCCTCGGCCGCGTACCGGGACCTGCTCACCATCCGCACCACCGAGCAGGACTTCGACCTGGCCAGTGCCGCACAGGTGCAGTCCCGGCTCTCCTTCCCGCTCTCCGGCAAGGACGAGACCCCCGGCGTGATCACCATGCGCCTCGGCAACCTCGTCGTCGTCTTCAACGCCGCGCCCGGCACCACCACCCAGAAGGTGGCCGCGCTGGCCGGGAAGGACTACGCCCTGCACCACGTCCAGGCGAAGGGCGCGGATTCTACCGTCAAGAAGTCCTCGTACGAGCGGAGTTCGGGCAGCTTCACCGTTCCGGGACGCACGGTGGCGGTGTTCACCCTGCGCTGA
- a CDS encoding ATP-binding protein has translation MASNLPEETTSFVGRTAELTGLEHALATGRLTTLTGTGGVGKTRLALRAARRAAPGYRDGVRWADLAPLHDDELLLATVSDAVGLSDHTLRPPIDVLCEWLADKQLLLVLDSCEHLRPACAHLLGEILTTAPGLTVLATSRQPLDTRGEQLIEVDPLPVDGAADALTLFRERATAAAPATPFREPGTAEAAADICRRLDGIPLAIELAAAAVGRQSVQEIAQRLGSRLDVFADTTLRPVRHRTLRTTIGWSHELCTPLERLLWARLTVLRGDFDEETAVTVCAGGPLTEDGVRTALRGLAAKSVVSREGTRHRMLDTLREYGRMWLVELGEERAAADRHAACFLSLARNAHAGWTGDDQILWYHRIADAHADLCAALDHLLAHDPAAAQEMAGRIGFFWCCCGHLPQTRGYAQRALDSGPADGPHRTRALWVLGICVLLQGDYPAAERIGRECVREAAADGTDEGILAAAYLRGLTHLMTGEPEKGLRASRRVLRTTASGTRLEAAYRLRCHLITVFALTGLGRLEEAASAAVVLRAACEAQDECWTRSYVDYQLALIALLQGRAAPAAAHARAMLAGKHRLRDRFGIALGLDVLAAAIAAQGEGARAARVYGTGQVYWRMVGHPQRGTPELGPVRETCERRAREAVGDAAYRRAFEQGRADSAEAGLALALHGELLT, from the coding sequence ATGGCCAGCAATCTCCCCGAGGAGACCACCAGCTTTGTCGGACGGACGGCCGAGCTGACCGGGCTCGAACACGCCCTCGCCACCGGTCGGCTGACCACCCTCACCGGCACCGGAGGCGTCGGCAAGACCCGGCTCGCCCTCCGCGCCGCCCGCCGCGCCGCCCCCGGCTACCGCGACGGCGTCCGGTGGGCCGACCTCGCCCCGCTGCACGACGACGAACTCCTCCTCGCCACCGTCTCCGACGCGGTCGGCCTCAGCGACCACACCCTGCGCCCGCCCATCGACGTGCTGTGCGAATGGCTCGCCGACAAGCAGCTGCTGCTCGTCCTGGACTCCTGCGAGCACCTGCGCCCCGCCTGCGCCCACCTCCTCGGCGAGATCCTGACCACCGCGCCCGGGCTCACCGTCCTCGCCACCAGCCGCCAGCCCCTGGACACCCGGGGCGAACAGCTCATCGAGGTCGACCCGCTGCCCGTCGACGGCGCCGCCGACGCCCTCACCCTCTTCCGGGAACGCGCCACGGCCGCCGCCCCCGCCACCCCCTTCCGGGAACCGGGCACCGCCGAGGCAGCCGCCGACATCTGCCGCCGCCTCGACGGCATCCCGCTCGCCATCGAGCTGGCCGCCGCCGCGGTCGGCCGGCAGAGCGTCCAGGAGATCGCCCAGCGCCTCGGCTCCCGGCTCGACGTCTTCGCCGACACCACGCTCCGCCCGGTCCGCCACCGCACCCTGCGCACCACCATCGGCTGGTCCCACGAGCTGTGCACCCCGCTCGAACGGCTGCTGTGGGCCCGGCTCACCGTGCTGCGCGGCGACTTCGACGAGGAGACCGCCGTCACCGTCTGCGCCGGCGGCCCCCTCACCGAGGACGGCGTCCGCACCGCCCTGCGCGGCCTGGCCGCCAAGTCCGTCGTCAGCCGCGAGGGCACCCGCCACCGCATGCTCGACACCCTGCGCGAGTACGGCCGGATGTGGCTCGTGGAGCTGGGCGAGGAACGGGCCGCCGCCGACCGGCACGCCGCCTGCTTCCTGAGCCTCGCCCGCAACGCCCACGCCGGCTGGACCGGCGACGACCAGATCCTCTGGTACCACCGCATCGCCGACGCCCACGCCGACCTGTGCGCCGCCCTCGACCACCTCCTCGCCCACGACCCGGCCGCCGCCCAGGAGATGGCCGGCCGCATCGGCTTCTTCTGGTGCTGCTGCGGCCACCTCCCGCAGACCCGGGGTTACGCCCAGCGCGCCCTGGACAGCGGACCGGCCGACGGCCCCCACCGCACCCGGGCGCTCTGGGTGCTCGGCATCTGCGTCCTGCTCCAGGGCGACTACCCGGCCGCCGAGCGCATCGGCCGCGAGTGCGTCCGGGAGGCCGCCGCCGACGGCACCGACGAGGGCATCCTCGCCGCCGCATATCTGCGCGGACTCACCCACCTGATGACCGGCGAGCCCGAGAAGGGCCTCCGCGCGTCGCGGCGGGTGCTCCGGACCACCGCGTCCGGGACCCGGCTCGAAGCGGCCTACCGGCTGCGCTGCCACCTCATCACCGTCTTCGCCCTCACCGGGCTCGGCCGCCTGGAGGAGGCCGCGTCCGCCGCCGTGGTGCTGCGGGCGGCCTGCGAGGCCCAGGACGAGTGCTGGACCCGGTCCTACGTGGACTACCAACTCGCCCTGATCGCCCTGCTCCAGGGCCGCGCCGCACCCGCCGCCGCGCACGCCCGCGCCATGCTCGCCGGCAAGCACCGGCTCCGCGACCGCTTCGGCATCGCGCTCGGCCTGGACGTCCTGGCCGCCGCCATCGCCGCCCAGGGCGAGGGCGCCAGGGCCGCCCGCGTCTACGGCACCGGACAGGTCTACTGGCGCATGGTCGGCCACCCCCAGCGCGGCACCCCCGAGCTGGGCCCGGTCCGCGAGACCTGCGAACGGCGCGCCCGGGAGGCGGTCGGTGACGCCGCATACCGGCGCGCCTTCGAACAGGGCCGGGCCGACAGCGCGGAGGCGGGCCTCGCCCTGGCCCTGCACGGCGAACTGCTCACCTAG
- a CDS encoding 5-carboxymethyl-2-hydroxymuconate Delta-isomerase → MPQITVDYSAELAEAFDRPAFALALHPIVAETVDTKIAACKTRFRRAEETVVADAPAGDVLVHVDISLLPGRTPETKARLTEAVLELLRAHLGTVTGATPHLSAEARDLDASYRKV, encoded by the coding sequence ATGCCGCAGATCACCGTCGACTACTCCGCCGAGCTGGCCGAGGCATTCGACCGCCCCGCGTTCGCCCTCGCGCTGCACCCGATCGTCGCCGAGACCGTCGACACCAAGATCGCCGCCTGCAAGACCCGCTTCCGGCGGGCCGAGGAGACCGTGGTGGCGGACGCGCCGGCCGGCGACGTACTCGTGCATGTGGACATCTCGCTGCTGCCCGGCCGCACCCCGGAGACCAAGGCCCGGCTCACCGAGGCCGTCCTGGAACTCCTGCGCGCCCACCTCGGCACGGTCACCGGCGCGACGCCGCACCTCTCGGCGGAGGCCCGGGACCTGGACGCCTCCTACCGCAAGGTCTGA
- a CDS encoding TetR/AcrR family transcriptional regulator, which produces MTTGVRRRMGVEERRQQLIGVALELFSHRAPDEVSIDEIASAAGISRPLVYHYFPGKQSLYEAALRRAADELAARFMEPHEGPLGARLLRVMGRFFDFVDEHGPGFAALMRGGPAVGSSTANAMIDGVRQAACEQILAHLDVEEPPARLVLVVRSWVSLAESTALIWLDGRRVPRAELELQLVHDFAALAAVSAAYDEEMAGIVLRVLAQEPADGPFGDLLTRLSTLAPAVPAVPAQRLP; this is translated from the coding sequence ATGACGACCGGGGTGCGGCGCAGGATGGGCGTCGAGGAGCGCAGGCAGCAGCTGATCGGCGTCGCGCTGGAGTTGTTCAGCCACCGGGCGCCGGACGAGGTGTCGATCGATGAGATCGCGTCGGCGGCCGGGATCTCGCGGCCCCTGGTCTACCACTACTTCCCGGGCAAACAGAGCCTGTACGAGGCGGCGTTGCGCCGGGCGGCCGACGAGCTGGCAGCCCGCTTCATGGAGCCGCACGAAGGGCCGCTGGGCGCCCGGCTGCTGCGGGTGATGGGCCGGTTCTTCGACTTCGTGGACGAGCACGGGCCGGGGTTCGCCGCGCTGATGCGGGGCGGTCCGGCGGTCGGCTCGTCCACGGCGAACGCCATGATCGACGGGGTGCGCCAGGCCGCCTGCGAACAGATCCTGGCCCACCTGGACGTCGAAGAGCCCCCGGCCCGCCTGGTGTTGGTCGTACGGTCCTGGGTGTCGCTCGCCGAGTCGACGGCGCTGATCTGGCTGGACGGGCGCCGGGTGCCCCGGGCGGAGCTGGAGTTGCAGCTGGTGCACGACTTCGCCGCGCTGGCCGCCGTGAGCGCGGCGTACGACGAGGAGATGGCCGGGATCGTGCTGCGGGTGCTGGCGCAGGAGCCGGCGGACGGGCCGTTCGGGGACCTGCTGACCCGGCTCTCCACACTGGCTCCGGCCGTTCCGGCGGTGCCGGCGCAGCGGTTGCCTTAG
- a CDS encoding PDR/VanB family oxidoreductase, which translates to MAAGAALLARRAMRRRIQKSPLWPLPALDEPISGRNTRRSTTGRRLLVTGRTSPAEGVVQLRLEGPELPAWEPGAHLDLVLPSGLVRQYSLCGDPADTGAYTVAARLVEDGRGGSREVHTALHEGAEVEVRGPRNRFPLADAPAHLLIAGGIGITPVLPMVRRLAGEGADWRLLYGGRSRATMPFLEEVEKLGADGGRVTVVPQDEAGHPDIAAALADTAEGTAVHCCGPQPLMDAVAAALPPGRTLHLERFTAAGPDPAGGAPFEVELRRSGLTVPVAADQSVLAAVRAELPHVAYSCEQGFCGTCQQRVLAGEVEHRDDLLTDAERADSMLICVSRCRGGGRLVLDL; encoded by the coding sequence GTGGCGGCCGGAGCCGCGCTGCTCGCCCGGCGGGCGATGCGCCGGCGCATCCAGAAGTCCCCGCTGTGGCCGCTGCCCGCGCTGGACGAGCCCATATCCGGCCGGAACACGCGCCGTTCGACCACCGGACGGCGGCTGCTGGTCACCGGGCGGACCAGCCCCGCCGAGGGCGTCGTCCAACTCCGCCTGGAGGGGCCGGAGCTGCCCGCCTGGGAGCCCGGCGCCCATCTCGACCTGGTGCTGCCCTCCGGCCTGGTCCGGCAGTACTCGCTGTGCGGGGACCCCGCCGACACCGGCGCGTACACCGTGGCCGCGCGGCTCGTCGAGGACGGGCGGGGCGGCTCCCGCGAGGTGCACACCGCGCTCCACGAGGGCGCCGAGGTGGAGGTGCGCGGCCCGCGCAACCGCTTCCCGCTCGCCGACGCCCCCGCCCACCTCCTGATCGCCGGCGGCATCGGCATCACCCCGGTCCTGCCGATGGTCCGCCGACTGGCCGGCGAGGGCGCCGACTGGCGGCTGCTGTACGGGGGCCGGAGCCGGGCCACGATGCCGTTCCTGGAGGAGGTCGAGAAGCTGGGCGCCGACGGGGGCCGGGTCACGGTCGTCCCGCAGGACGAGGCGGGCCACCCGGACATCGCCGCCGCCCTCGCGGACACGGCCGAGGGCACGGCGGTCCACTGCTGCGGCCCGCAGCCCCTGATGGACGCGGTCGCCGCCGCGCTGCCGCCCGGCCGCACCCTGCACCTGGAACGCTTCACGGCGGCGGGTCCCGACCCGGCCGGTGGGGCCCCGTTCGAGGTGGAGCTGCGCCGCTCGGGGCTGACGGTCCCGGTCGCGGCGGACCAGTCGGTGCTGGCCGCCGTGCGCGCCGAGCTGCCGCATGTCGCGTACTCCTGCGAGCAGGGCTTCTGCGGTACGTGCCAACAGCGCGTCCTCGCGGGCGAGGTGGAGCACCGCGACGACCTGCTGACGGACGCGGAGCGCGCCGACTCCATGCTCATCTGCGTCTCCCGGTGCCGGGGCGGGGGCCGGCTGGTGCTGGACCTCTGA
- a CDS encoding metal-dependent hydrolase, whose amino-acid sequence MSNTQPAAVAAERTALKARRVSFAWDGTPLHWVPGDPFTTHTINVLHLLLPAGERWFIHVYRQVLPYIHDEELRQDVIGFIGQEAMHSQAHDDVLPHLKELGLDPTPYTAQVDWLFEKLLGDRTLPPGRARKWWLLERVATIAAIEHYTAFLGDWILNADELDRRGADPTMLDLLRWHGAEEVEHRSVAFDVFMHVDGGYRRRVRTWATAFSALLFLWQRGTRFFMENDPSLLDGKASFGQFYRSGRRGTLPSTPSMLRSIPRYLSRTYHPSQEGSTAQAVDYLTRSPAAVAAEARTTEAR is encoded by the coding sequence ATGTCTAACACGCAGCCAGCGGCGGTCGCGGCGGAGCGGACCGCCCTCAAGGCCCGCCGGGTCAGCTTCGCCTGGGACGGGACGCCCTTGCACTGGGTGCCGGGCGACCCGTTCACCACGCACACCATCAATGTGCTCCACCTCCTGCTGCCCGCCGGGGAGCGCTGGTTCATCCACGTCTACCGCCAGGTGCTCCCGTACATCCACGACGAGGAGCTGCGGCAGGACGTCATCGGCTTCATCGGCCAGGAGGCGATGCACTCCCAGGCCCACGACGACGTGCTTCCGCACCTCAAGGAGCTGGGGCTCGACCCGACGCCGTACACCGCGCAGGTCGACTGGCTCTTCGAGAAGCTGCTCGGCGACAGGACCCTGCCGCCGGGCCGGGCGCGGAAGTGGTGGCTGCTGGAGCGGGTGGCGACGATCGCCGCGATCGAGCACTACACCGCGTTCCTGGGCGACTGGATCCTCAACGCCGACGAGCTGGACCGGCGCGGGGCCGACCCGACCATGCTGGACCTGCTGCGCTGGCACGGCGCGGAGGAGGTCGAGCACCGCTCGGTCGCCTTCGACGTGTTCATGCATGTGGACGGCGGATACCGGCGGCGGGTGCGGACCTGGGCGACGGCGTTCTCGGCGCTGCTCTTCCTCTGGCAGCGCGGCACCCGGTTCTTCATGGAGAACGACCCGAGCCTGCTGGACGGCAAGGCGTCCTTCGGGCAGTTCTACCGCAGCGGCCGGCGCGGCACCCTGCCCAGCACCCCGTCCATGCTGCGGTCGATCCCGCGCTATCTGAGCCGTACGTACCACCCCTCGCAGGAGGGCAGCACGGCCCAGGCCGTCGACTACCTCACCCGCTCGCCCGCCGCCGTCGCGGCCGAGGCCCGTACGACGGAAGCCCGCTGA